In Citrus sinensis cultivar Valencia sweet orange chromosome 4, DVS_A1.0, whole genome shotgun sequence, one DNA window encodes the following:
- the LOC127901833 gene encoding protein RGF1 INDUCIBLE TRANSCRIPTION FACTOR 1-like, protein MVHHDLYQDNVVIVPRWLTALLKGRFDEHCEEQGHNRKHKNLFCLECRACICKDCDDHANHRLLKIFTHGTGRNQSCAVVKLDNTNELLDCSHIQPRVHNGAQVLFIKQRPQTSYGGNNCERDGCDATLEHHNSFCSIDCKVNHIMSVPSNYRNAKWLLNRVNLP, encoded by the exons ATGGTGCATCATGATTTATACCAG GACAATGTTGTTATTGTACCTCGTTGGCTAACCGCTCTTCTTAAAGGAAGATTCGACGAGCATTGTGAAGAGCAAGGTCATAATCGAAAACATAAGaaccttttttgtttggaaTGTCGAGCTTGTATTTGTAAAGATTGCGATGATCATGCGAATCATCGACTCTTAAAG aTTTTCACACATGGCACTGGTAGAAATCAAAGTTGTGCAGTTGTAAAGTTGGACAATACCAACGAGTTGCTTGATTGTAGCCATATCCAA CCACGCGTCCATAATGGTGCCCAAGTGTTATTTATTAAGCAAAGGCCACAGACAAGTTATGGAGGCAATAATTGTGAACGTGACGGCTGCGATGCAACGCTTGAACATCATAATTCCTTTTGTTCAATCGATTGCAAG GTTAATCATATCATGTCAGTTCCATCCAATTATCGCAACGCCAAATGGCTTTTGAACAGAGTGAATCTGCCATAG